In a genomic window of Kwoniella mangroviensis CBS 8507 chromosome 2, whole genome shotgun sequence:
- a CDS encoding NAD(P)H-hydrate epimerase yields MSIRYISQKLAQQIDEELMSASGAFSLDQLMELAGLSCAQALSKSFSVESHKRVMVACGPGNQGGDGLVAARHLHHFKYRPTIYLPKPGSKDTYKRLLKQCENLNIPVLKDVEEFKNGLKESDVILDAIFGFSFSPPLREPFDQVLNAITSTTIPIVSVDIPSGWSVTDGPQPLYTEKDNTQTIKTFEPEVLVSLTAPKEGVRNFKGRHWLGGRFVPDDLAKKFELNIPEYPGVDQVVELPGARQPSKQ; encoded by the exons ATGTCAATCAGATATATCAGTCAAAAGCTTGCTCAGCAG ATCGACGAAGAGTTGATGTCCGCCTCAGGAGCATTTTCACTCgatcag TTGATGGAGCTAGCCGGTCTTTCATGCGCTCAAGCTTTATCCAAGAGCTTTTCGGTGGAATCACATAAGAGGGTGATGGTAGCTTGTGGACCAGGTaatcag GGAGGAGATGGCTTAGTAGCTGCTCGTCATCTGCATCATTTCAAATACAGACCAACCATCTACCTTCCCAAACCCGGTTCGAAAGATACATACAAGAGGTTATTGAAGCAATGTGAGAATCTGAATATACCTGTATTGAAGGACGTAGAGGAATTTAAGAATGGTTTGAAGGAAAGTGATGTAATATTGGATGCCATCTTTG gcttctcattctcacctCCATTGAGAGAACCATTCGACCAAGTTCTCAACGCCATCACATCCACCACTATCCCAATCGTTTCAGTGGACATACCATCCGGTTGGTCGGTGACAGATGGCCCCCAGCCACTGTATACCGAGAAAGACAATACTCAGACAATCAAGACTTTCGAGCCGGAGGTATTGGTCAGTCTGACAGCTCCTAAAGAGGGTGTGAGGAATTTTAAGGGGAGACATTGGTTAGGTGGTAGATTTGTTCCTGA TGACCTAGCAAAGAAATTCGAATTGAATATCCCTGAATATCCAGGTGTGGATCAGGTTGTAGAACTTCCCGGTGCCAGGCAACCTTCAAAACAGTAG